The following coding sequences lie in one Apium graveolens cultivar Ventura chromosome 1, ASM990537v1, whole genome shotgun sequence genomic window:
- the LOC141720862 gene encoding uncharacterized protein LOC141720862, which produces MMDNLPSLAQVYMMLLQEQRHKEISKSFIPNESVAFAAERNQSNFRIPNSQRFTNRTRTGVIGRGYSNNFNYSFRQRKVTYFCDHCKIPGHSKERCFKLNGYPPGFKPSQSRRFANLAANSTDNLDDNATRDNSSGTGIGNVTGSSSASPNISVDQYNQLMALLTQTNIEQDSSPYSGNALLAGAFDESAPTSW; this is translated from the exons ATGATGGATAATTTGCCTAGTCTAGCTCAAGTTTACATGATGTTGCTTCAAGAACAAAGGCATAAGGAAATTTCTAAATCATTCATTCCAAATGAATCTGTTGCTTTTGCTGCAGAAAGAAATCAAAGCAATTTCAGGATTCCTAATTCTCAGAGATTCACAAATAGAACGCGTACTGGTGTCATTGGCAGGGGCTATTCCAATAATTTTAACTATAGTTTTCGGCAAAGGAAAGTGACTTACTTTTGTGATCACTGTAAGATTCCAGGCCACAGCAAAGAAAGGTGTTTCAAACTAAATGGCTATCCACCAGGTTTTAAACCATCACAATCAAGAAGGTTTGCAAACCTTGCAGCAAATTCTACTGATAATCTAGATGATAATGCCACAAGGGATAATTCTAGTGGCACTGGCATTGGAAATGTTACTGGCAGCTCATCTGCTTCTCCTAACATCTCAGTTGATCAATATAATCAACTTATGGCTTTGCTGACTCAGACAAATATTGAACAAGATTCTTCTCCTTATTCTGGAAATGCATTGTTAGCAG GAGCATTCGATGAGTCAGCCCCTACTTCTTGGTAA